A single Cottoperca gobio chromosome 5, fCotGob3.1, whole genome shotgun sequence DNA region contains:
- the lrig1 gene encoding LOW QUALITY PROTEIN: leucine-rich repeats and immunoglobulin-like domains protein 1 (The sequence of the model RefSeq protein was modified relative to this genomic sequence to represent the inferred CDS: substituted 2 bases at 2 genomic stop codons) has product MAASLGRFGYVSRCVFYLILSVELFISYGLSSDLPCAQNCTCTEDSVDCSNLELTATPLDLPVRTVSLXVKHERETVVQVDIASHXPHLAQERLDHNELSSIPDLGHAASKIVSLYLHHNKIRSIDGRRTRELASVETLDLSNNDITELRGHCFPAGLQIRDLYLSNNKINVLEHGALDHLGTSLQVLRLSRNRISQIPVKAFQLPRLTQLELNRNRIRQVEGLTFQGLSSLEVLKLHRNSISKLTDGAFWDLAKMKVLHLDYNSLTEVNSGSLYGLTSLLQLFLSNNSIAHINPDGWKFCQKLRELNLSYNNLTRLDEGSLAVLGDLHSLRLGHNSISHITEGAFRGLKAVRTLELDHNDISGTIEDTNGAFSGLDSLNKLTLFGNKIKSVAKKAFSGLETLEHLSLGENTIRSIQPDSFSKMKNLKTLIIQSDSFLCDCQLHWLPDWLVTRGLQAGVNATCAHPESLKGTSIFQAPSTSFVCDDLPKPQITVQPETSVTVLGSDVRLTCTAASSSSSPMTFAWRKDQELLRHAETENYAHVRAHHQGATSDLPGATGGVMEYTTILHLRHVTFAHEGRYQCIITNHFGSTYSNKARLIVNVLPSFMKTPRDSTIRTGHTARLECAAEGHPVPQIAWQKDGGTDFPAARERRMHVMPDDDVFFIMDVKPEDMGVYSCTAKNTAGTVSANATLTVLETPHLAQDLEDRSVVVGDTVALQCKALGSPPPRITWLRNDQPLRPSDRHHFTPGNRLLVIGAAALEDAGRYTCIMSNTLGTERAHSQLVVTRRRGPCMPPSGPSTVTIGIIVIAVVTSIVVTSLVWVCIIYQTRKKSEECSVTNTDETIVPPDVPSYLSSQGTLSERQDVCIRVEAGGGPQPNGHIVDTTGFDGAVVCTDCMENGSSYSKDSDYLTHGFGHAGGLEYQQYSVPPLHSHCHPEELHDTGPHSTPLCNGTPNGIRKDIQGSTFPKNHNTLQLNQHDRKVSRAGTDAGVLPITGGLLPQAGETGRRDEPRPCRQ; this is encoded by the exons CATTAACCACACTTGGCACAGGA GCGGCTGGACCACAATGAGCTGAGCTCCATACCAGATTTAGGACACGCTGCTTCCAAGATTGTATCTCTCTACCT ACATCATAATAAGATCCGCAGTATAGACGGCAGGCGGACCAGAGAGCTGGCTTCTGTGGAAACCCTGGACCTGAGCAATAATGACATCACTGAGCTGCGAGGCCACTGCTTTCCTGCAGGACTTCAAATCAGAGACCT GTACCTGAGCAACAACAAGATCAACGTGttggagcacggagctctggaCCATCTGGGCACGAGTCTACAGGTCTTGAGACTGAGCCGAAACCGCATCAGCCAGATCCCTGTGAAAGCCTTCCAGCTTCCTAGGCTCACCCAGCT TGAGCTGAACAGGAACCGTATTCGTCAGGTGGAGGGTCTGACCTTCCAGGGTCTGTCCAGTCTGGAGGTGCTCAAGCTGCATAGAAACAGCATCAGCAAACTGACTGACGGGGCCTTCTGGGACCTGGCCAAGATGAAAGTCCT TCACCTGGACTACAACAGCCTGACGGAGGTGAACAGTGGCTCCCTGTACGGCCTGACCTCCCTACTGCAGTTATTCCTCAGTAACAACTCTATAGCCCACATCAACCCTGATGGATGGAAGTTCTGCCAGAAGCTGAGAGAACT GAATCTGTCGTACAACAACTTGACTCGTCTGGATGAAGGCAGTCTGGCTGTGCTGGGGGATCTCCACTCACTCCGTCTGGGCCACAACTCCATCAGCCACATCACTGAGGGAGCCTTCAGAGGCCTCAAGGCTGTACGCACCTT GGAGCTGGACCATAATGACATCTCAGGCACAATAGAGGACACCAACGGGGCCTTCTCTGGATTGGACAGCCTCAACAAGCT GACTCTGTTTGGAAACAAGATCAAGTCGGTGGCCAAGAAAGCCTTCTCTGGCTTGGAGACCCTGGAACACCT GAGCTTGGGAGAGAATACTATTCGTTCAATCCAGCCTGACTCCTTCAGCAAAATGAAGAACCTCAAAACCCT TATAATTCAGAGCGACAGCTTCCTGTGTGACTGCCAGCTCCACTGGCTTCCCGACTGGTTGGTGACACGCGGTCTGCAGGCCGGTGTCAATGCCACCTGTGCCCACCCGGAGAGCCTTAAAGGCACCAGCATCTTCCAGGCTCCCTCCACCAGCTTTGTGTGTG ACGACCTTCCAAAGCCCCAAATCACCGTGCAGCCAGAGACTTCAGTGACTGTCCTTGGCAGCGACGTGCGTCTCACCTGTACGGCGGCGAGCAGCAGCTCCTCCCCCATGACTTTTGCGTGGCGTAAGGACCAGGAGCTGCTTCGTCACGCAGAGACGGAGAACTATGCCCACGTGCGCGCTCACCACCAAGGCGCAACATCTGACTTGCCGGGCGCAACTGGGGGCGTGATGGAGTACACCACCATCCTGCACCTGCGGCATGTCACCTTCGCCCACGAGGGCCGTTACCAGTGCATCATCACCAACCACTTCGGCTCCACCTACTCCAACAAGGCCCGCCTCATTGTCAACG TTCTCCCATCTTTCATGAAGACTCCCAGGGACAGCACCATCAGGACGGGCCACACGGCGAGGCTGGAGTGCGCCGCCGAGGGCCACCCGGTGCCGCAGATCGCCTGGCAGAAGGACGGTGGCACAGATTTCCCCGCCGCCCGGGAGCGCCGAATGCACGTCATGCCCGACGATGACGTGTTCTTCATCATGGACGTCAAGCCGGAGGACATGGGCGTGTACAGCTGCACCGCCAAAAACACGGCCGGCACTGTCTCGGCCAACGCAACCCTGACCGTGCTGG AAACGCCCCACCTGGCCCAGGACCTGGAAGACCGCAGCGTGGTGGTCGGGGACACGGTGGCCCTGCAGTGCAAGGCCCTGGGCAGCCCGCCGCCCCGCATCACCTGGCTGCGCAACGACCAGCCGCTGCGCCCCTCCGACAGACACCATTTCACCCCGGGGAACCGGCTGCTGGTCATCGGCGCCGCCGCGCTGGAGGACGCCGGCCGCTACACCTGCATCATGTCCAACACCCTGGGCACGGAGCGCGCTCATAGCCAGCTGGTGGTGACTCGCCGCCGCGGCCCCTGCATGCCACCGTCGGGGCCGAGCACGGTCACTATTGGGATCATAGTCATCGCCGTGGTGACGAGCATTGTGGTGACGTCGCTGGTGTGGGTGTGCATCATCTACCAGACCAGGAAGAAGAGCGAGGAGTGCAGTGTCACCAACACAG ATGAGACGATCGTTCCTCCAGACGTACCCAGTTACCTCTCCTCCCAGGGCACGCTGTCCGAGCGGCAGGATGTGTGTATCCGCGTGGAGGCCGGCGGTGGACCTCAGCCCAATGGACACATCGTGGACACCACAG GTTTCGACGGCGCAGTCGTGTGTACAGATTGCATGGAGAACGGCAGCAGCTACTCCAAAGACTCAGACTACCTGACACACGGCTTTGGCCACGCAGGAGGCTTAGAGTACCAGCAATACTCTGTTCCCCCACTACACTCTCACTGTCATCCAGAGGAGCTGCACGACACAGGGCCGCACTCAACCCCGCTTTGCAACGGGACACCCAACGGGATCCGGAAGGACATTCAAGGATCCACGTTTCCAAAAAACCACAACACGTTACAGCTGAACCAGCATGATAGAAAAG TGAGCAGAGCGGGAACAGACGCCGGCGTGCTCCCCATCACAGGAGGACTCCTTCCACAAGCCGGTGAAACTGGCCGGCGTGACGAGCCACGGCCGTGTCGACAGTGA